A window from Kovacikia minuta CCNUW1 encodes these proteins:
- a CDS encoding NINE protein, with protein MKSRTTAGLLALFLGGLGVHKFYLGEGGKGVLYLVFFWTYVPAIIALVEAIILFSMSDTDFNAKYNNGAGLPVGKVGSAKDTTSALIDLKKLYEAGVITAEEFEEKRKNLLKTL; from the coding sequence ATGAAAAGTAGGACTACAGCAGGTCTATTAGCATTATTTTTGGGTGGTCTTGGAGTTCATAAGTTTTACTTAGGTGAAGGCGGAAAAGGAGTTTTATATCTTGTCTTCTTTTGGACTTATGTACCAGCAATAATTGCTTTAGTTGAAGCGATCATTTTATTCTCAATGTCGGATACAGACTTTAATGCAAAATATAACAATGGTGCGGGTTTACCAGTCGGGAAAGTAGGTTCAGCTAAAGATACGACTAGTGCCTTGATTGATCTCAAAAAACTATACGAGGCTGGAGTTATTACTGCTGAAGAATTTGAGGAAAAGCGCAAAAATCTATTGAAGACTCTGTAA
- a CDS encoding Uma2 family endonuclease, with product MTLQILDKPNSLQEQRFLLPGCHSWREFKAIQAVMEEVPGVRLTYLDGLIEFMTIGEPHELIKKAISILLEVYFFEMGIEFIPVGSATREVEGQRVSFEPDESYYIGEKGHKEHPDLAVEVIITSGNIKKLAKYRRLEIPEVWFWEDNNLSLYRLRDQDYEPISHSEFLPELDIALLVRCVLMPSRLEARTEFLKGIHRQ from the coding sequence ATGACTCTACAAATTCTAGACAAACCCAATTCCCTCCAAGAGCAGCGCTTTCTCTTGCCAGGTTGCCATAGCTGGCGGGAGTTTAAGGCAATTCAGGCTGTGATGGAAGAAGTGCCCGGGGTGCGGCTAACCTACCTGGATGGGTTGATTGAGTTTATGACTATAGGTGAACCTCATGAATTAATTAAAAAGGCAATCTCAATCCTTTTGGAGGTGTATTTCTTCGAGATGGGTATTGAGTTTATTCCTGTTGGCAGTGCGACTCGCGAAGTGGAGGGACAAAGGGTTTCTTTTGAGCCAGATGAGTCATACTACATTGGCGAAAAGGGGCATAAAGAGCATCCCGATCTTGCGGTTGAAGTGATTATTACCAGTGGCAATATTAAGAAGTTAGCGAAGTACAGGCGGCTAGAAATTCCTGAAGTCTGGTTTTGGGAAGATAACAATCTTTCCCTCTATCGCCTGCGTGATCAGGACTATGAACCCATTTCCCACAGTGAATTTTTACCAGAATTAGATATTGCGCTGCTGGTGCGTTGCGTTCTGATGCCTTCTCGATTAGAAGCCAGAACAGAATTTCTGAAAGGAATTCATCGTCAATAA
- the tmk gene encoding dTMP kinase has protein sequence MRGRLIVFEGVEGCGKTTQLEKLRQWFVESGWFAKLLAQGQLQQLITTREPGGTLLGLAIRQLLMGQTGQEPIQDRAELLLFAADRAQHVEGFLRPHLEQGAMILCDRYTDSTVAYQGYGRGLNLSLIAQLNQLATQGLESDLTLWLDLDVEIGLARSRRRGTLDRIEQSDLAFHQRVQQGFATLAHTYPNRIVRIDASAAEQKVADQIQIVLQQRLADWYRV, from the coding sequence ATGCGAGGTCGGTTGATTGTATTTGAAGGGGTAGAGGGATGTGGAAAAACAACCCAGCTTGAAAAATTGCGTCAGTGGTTTGTAGAGAGTGGTTGGTTCGCAAAACTTCTGGCTCAGGGTCAGCTTCAACAACTGATAACCACCCGCGAACCGGGTGGAACGCTGTTGGGTTTAGCCATTCGTCAACTGTTGATGGGGCAAACGGGTCAGGAACCGATTCAGGATCGAGCAGAATTACTCCTGTTCGCAGCCGATCGCGCCCAACATGTGGAGGGATTTTTGCGCCCCCACCTGGAACAGGGCGCGATGATTCTGTGCGATCGCTACACCGATTCAACGGTTGCTTATCAGGGCTATGGGCGGGGGCTGAACCTGTCCTTGATTGCCCAACTAAACCAGCTTGCCACCCAGGGGTTGGAAAGTGACCTTACCCTCTGGCTCGACCTGGATGTGGAAATTGGATTGGCAAGAAGCCGCCGTCGAGGCACCCTCGATCGAATTGAACAAAGCGATCTGGCCTTCCATCAACGGGTTCAGCAAGGCTTTGCGACCCTGGCACACACCTACCCAAACCGCATCGTCCGCATCGATGCCAGTGCTGCTGAACAAAAAGTCGCTGACCAAATCCAAATCGTCTTGCAGCAACGACTGGCAGATTGGTATAGGGTTTAG
- a CDS encoding helix-hairpin-helix domain-containing protein, whose amino-acid sequence MSNFPNWLEKTPTWIWWSFFPGFGGLAISYAGYKSSTQAWIAVGLGLTAFAWITSSSGLAAWIWLAQIAIAFSLRQQFLLKTYPNNLPAPNDPDLVRLVAKTRNKIDINSCSKNELVNTLGLPIVYANDIESLRNEGFVFTHSEELSEIIGIPESKVSAIAPLITFYYDHRKDSGISWRRLNTLVLQEFIDCGLEPEVAKKIFEERQRRGDYKSLIDVKRRTGLPLSSYQLLM is encoded by the coding sequence ATGTCAAACTTTCCTAATTGGCTTGAAAAAACTCCTACTTGGATATGGTGGTCTTTCTTTCCTGGCTTTGGAGGATTAGCTATTAGCTATGCAGGTTATAAATCTTCTACGCAAGCCTGGATAGCTGTTGGGCTCGGCTTGACCGCATTTGCATGGATCACCTCATCGAGTGGTTTAGCTGCTTGGATTTGGTTAGCTCAGATTGCGATCGCCTTCTCCCTAAGACAGCAATTTCTACTCAAAACCTATCCCAATAATCTACCCGCTCCTAATGATCCTGACTTAGTTAGATTGGTTGCTAAAACTCGGAATAAAATTGATATTAATAGCTGTTCCAAGAATGAGTTGGTTAATACGTTAGGCTTGCCAATTGTCTATGCAAATGACATTGAATCATTGAGAAATGAGGGATTTGTTTTTACTCATTCTGAAGAGCTTTCAGAAATTATTGGTATTCCTGAAAGTAAAGTCAGTGCGATAGCGCCGCTAATCACTTTTTATTATGATCATCGAAAAGATTCAGGTATTTCCTGGAGAAGATTAAACACTTTAGTCTTGCAAGAATTTATTGATTGTGGGTTAGAGCCTGAGGTCGCCAAGAAAATTTTTGAGGAACGTCAACGAAGAGGGGATTACAAATCACTCATTGACGTTAAACGGCGAACAGGATTGCCCTTGAGTTCTTATCAATTATTGATGTGA
- a CDS encoding CPBP family intramembrane glutamic endopeptidase, whose amino-acid sequence MNEQARAGYILINYILLAAGGLAVLFWSIRQYFPLPEGWFRLSLKGNWFWWGLGGYFAALPLVIVVSLVNQAIWKGQGGSNPILPIALEGKDNIALAIFFLTASLAAPLFEETLFRGFLLPSLTRYLPIWGAIILSALIFAIAHLSLSEVLPLTTLGIVLGFVYARSRNLLASMLLHSLWNSGTLISLILLGSVK is encoded by the coding sequence TTGAATGAGCAGGCAAGGGCAGGATACATCTTGATCAATTACATCCTCCTTGCAGCAGGAGGACTGGCGGTTCTTTTCTGGTCAATTCGGCAGTATTTTCCCCTACCAGAAGGTTGGTTTCGGTTATCCCTGAAGGGGAATTGGTTTTGGTGGGGCTTGGGGGGCTATTTTGCCGCGTTGCCCCTGGTCATCGTGGTTTCCCTGGTTAACCAGGCAATCTGGAAGGGACAGGGAGGCAGTAACCCGATTCTGCCGATCGCCCTTGAGGGTAAGGACAACATCGCCCTGGCGATCTTTTTCCTGACCGCATCTCTGGCCGCTCCCCTGTTTGAAGAAACCCTATTTCGGGGATTTCTGCTGCCATCGCTGACCCGCTATTTGCCCATTTGGGGAGCGATTATCCTCAGCGCGCTGATTTTTGCGATCGCCCACCTCAGCCTCTCAGAAGTGCTTCCCCTAACCACCTTAGGGATTGTGTTGGGTTTCGTCTACGCTCGATCGCGCAACTTGCTTGCTTCCATGTTGCTCCATAGCCTCTGGAATAGCGGCACATTGATTAGCCTGATCCTGTTAGGGAGTGTGAAGTGA
- the alaS gene encoding alanine--tRNA ligase translates to MSIPKSGAQIRQAFLDFFAAREHQVLPSASLVPEDPTVLLTIAGMLPFKPIFLGQRPAEFPRATTSQKCIRTNDIENVGRTARHHTFFEMLGNFSFGDYFKSQAISWAWELSTEVYGFPPERLVVSVFEEDDEAFAIWRDEIGIPAHRIQRMGAKDNFWNSGPTGPCGPCSEIYYDFKPELGDDLIDLEDDTRFLEFYNLVFMQYNQDAQGNLTPLKSKNIDTGMGLERMAQILQNKPNNYETDLIFPIVQKAAAIAGIEYTQADESTQIALKVIGDHIRAVVHMLADGIVASNEGRGYVLRRLIRRVIRYGRLIGINREFTPEVAEVAIALSESAYPNVRRTERAIKIALQREEINFLKTLDRGEGLLSEITAQLGAGGQLSGKDAFTLYDTYGFPLELTQEIAAEKGLTVNVEGFEAEMEKQRRRSRDALETIDLTAQGTLDQLAEHIEQTEFLGYSQPVAQAEVRVLMINGMPVQQADAGTEVQVVLDQTPFYAESGGQIGDRGYLSGENVLVRIEDVKKESAFFVHFGRIERGILQVADSVTAQIDLACRRRVQAHHTATHLLQSALKKIVDDNISQAGSLVAFDRLRFDFHCPRPVTPEEIQQIEDQVNSWIAEAHAAQTYTLPLAEAKARGAIAMFGEKYGSEVRVLDVPGVSMELCGGTHVNNTAEIGLFKIVSEGGVAAGIRRIEAVAGPAVLEYLNLRDGIVRDLSDRFKVKPEEIPDRITSLQTELKTTQKHLELLKGQLALAKADSLLANAESVGTFQILVAQLGEVDAESLKTAAEQLQQKLKQGAVVLGSVPEAGKVSLVAAFSPEVNKKGLQAGKFIGAIAKLCGGGGGGRPNLAQAGGRDASKLPAALEEAKKQLQSSLV, encoded by the coding sequence ATGTCTATTCCCAAGAGCGGCGCTCAGATCCGGCAAGCCTTTCTCGATTTTTTTGCAGCCAGAGAGCACCAGGTTCTTCCCAGTGCCTCACTCGTGCCAGAAGATCCGACGGTGCTGCTGACGATCGCCGGCATGCTGCCGTTTAAGCCGATTTTCTTGGGACAACGACCTGCGGAATTTCCCCGCGCCACGACCTCCCAAAAGTGTATTCGCACCAACGATATCGAAAATGTGGGACGGACTGCCCGTCACCACACCTTCTTTGAGATGTTGGGTAACTTCAGCTTTGGGGACTATTTCAAATCGCAGGCGATCTCCTGGGCATGGGAACTGTCTACAGAGGTGTATGGCTTTCCCCCAGAGCGACTGGTGGTGAGTGTATTTGAAGAGGATGACGAGGCGTTTGCCATCTGGCGGGATGAAATTGGCATCCCGGCCCATCGCATTCAGCGGATGGGTGCCAAAGATAACTTCTGGAATTCTGGTCCGACGGGTCCCTGCGGTCCCTGTTCCGAAATCTACTATGACTTCAAACCGGAACTGGGAGATGACTTGATCGACCTGGAGGATGATACCCGCTTTCTGGAGTTCTATAACCTGGTGTTCATGCAATACAACCAGGATGCACAGGGTAACCTGACGCCGCTCAAAAGCAAGAATATTGATACCGGGATGGGCTTGGAGCGGATGGCGCAGATTCTCCAGAACAAGCCCAATAACTACGAAACCGATCTGATTTTTCCGATCGTTCAGAAAGCCGCGGCGATCGCAGGGATCGAGTATACGCAAGCTGACGAGTCCACCCAAATTGCCCTTAAGGTCATTGGGGATCACATCCGGGCAGTGGTTCACATGCTGGCGGATGGCATTGTTGCTTCCAATGAGGGAAGAGGCTATGTGCTGCGACGGCTGATTCGCCGGGTGATCCGTTACGGTCGCCTGATTGGGATTAACCGGGAGTTTACCCCTGAGGTGGCAGAAGTGGCGATCGCCCTCTCTGAATCCGCCTATCCCAACGTGCGAAGGACAGAACGGGCAATTAAGATTGCCTTGCAGCGCGAGGAGATTAATTTCCTGAAAACCCTCGATCGGGGCGAAGGGTTATTATCGGAAATTACCGCGCAACTTGGGGCAGGCGGGCAACTTTCCGGCAAAGATGCCTTTACCCTCTATGACACCTACGGCTTTCCTCTGGAACTGACCCAGGAAATTGCAGCCGAGAAAGGCTTGACTGTAAATGTCGAAGGCTTTGAAGCTGAGATGGAAAAACAGCGGCGGCGTTCCCGTGATGCGCTCGAAACCATTGATCTGACGGCTCAGGGCACACTCGATCAACTGGCGGAACATATCGAGCAAACCGAGTTTTTGGGATACAGTCAACCCGTTGCCCAGGCGGAAGTTCGGGTGTTGATGATCAATGGCATGCCTGTGCAACAGGCGGATGCGGGAACCGAAGTGCAGGTTGTCCTGGATCAAACGCCTTTTTATGCCGAGTCGGGGGGGCAGATTGGCGATCGCGGCTACCTGTCCGGCGAGAATGTGCTGGTGCGGATTGAAGATGTGAAGAAAGAATCTGCCTTCTTCGTCCACTTTGGGCGAATCGAGCGGGGGATATTGCAGGTCGCCGATTCCGTCACCGCACAAATTGACCTGGCTTGCCGCCGTCGGGTACAGGCACACCATACGGCGACTCACCTACTACAATCGGCATTGAAGAAAATTGTAGATGACAATATCTCCCAGGCGGGTTCGCTGGTTGCGTTCGATCGCCTGCGCTTTGACTTCCACTGTCCACGTCCAGTAACACCAGAAGAGATCCAGCAGATTGAGGATCAGGTCAATAGCTGGATAGCCGAAGCCCACGCCGCTCAAACCTACACCCTCCCTCTTGCCGAAGCCAAAGCACGGGGTGCGATCGCCATGTTTGGCGAAAAGTATGGCAGTGAGGTCCGCGTTTTGGATGTTCCCGGTGTCTCAATGGAGCTATGTGGTGGCACCCACGTTAATAACACCGCTGAAATTGGACTGTTTAAGATTGTCTCGGAGGGGGGAGTTGCGGCGGGCATCCGGCGAATTGAAGCGGTTGCCGGTCCGGCAGTGCTGGAGTACCTGAATCTGCGAGATGGCATCGTCAGAGATTTGAGCGATCGCTTTAAGGTGAAGCCGGAGGAAATCCCCGATCGAATTACCAGCCTGCAAACCGAACTGAAGACAACTCAAAAACATCTGGAACTCCTCAAGGGGCAACTTGCCCTCGCCAAAGCTGATAGCCTTCTAGCTAACGCTGAATCGGTTGGCACCTTCCAAATCCTGGTTGCCCAGCTGGGTGAGGTTGACGCCGAATCCTTGAAAACGGCAGCAGAACAACTCCAGCAAAAGCTGAAGCAGGGGGCAGTCGTCCTGGGGTCTGTGCCTGAAGCAGGAAAAGTGAGCCTGGTGGCTGCGTTCAGTCCAGAAGTCAACAAAAAGGGGTTACAGGCAGGCAAGTTCATTGGGGCGATCGCCAAACTTTGCGGGGGCGGGGGCGGCGGTCGCCCCAATCTGGCACAGGCAGGCGGTCGCGATGCCAGTAAACTCCCTGCTGCCCTTGAGGAAGCGAAGAAACAGCTTCAGTCCAGCCTGGTCTAA
- a CDS encoding histidine phosphatase family protein, whose product MTTRIILVRHGESSFNVERRVQGHWDKSTLTETGRASALQVGDALSELKFDAVYSSPLSRARDTAELILSRLKTPPATPLQTTDNLKEINLVLWEGLLFTEVAERYPEAYQNWKYAPEKIRMEIPGPDGQPVDFYPVPALYEQAKTFWKELLPNHAGQTVLIVAHSGINRALIITAAGLECDRYQSFHISNCGISVLNFAGGWGDPMQLESVNLTAHLGQPIPKPKSGFKGHRFLLVRHGETDWNRQKRFQGQIDVPLNPNGQFQSQQAANFLQGVSIHHAVTSPMLRPKETAEIILQYHPDVPLDLEDNLKEISHGLWEGKLEAEIEQSYPGMLEQWQRSPEMVQMPEGENLQQVWARAIAAWDAIVSAARDRAESGTTMVVAHDAINKAILCYVMGLGPEHFWTFKQGNGAVSVIDHPLEGEKPVLTAMNITTHLGSVLDKTAAGAL is encoded by the coding sequence TTGACTACCCGTATTATTCTCGTTCGCCACGGCGAGAGCAGTTTTAACGTTGAACGTAGAGTCCAGGGGCATTGGGATAAATCAACACTGACAGAAACAGGACGGGCATCGGCGCTTCAGGTGGGAGACGCCCTGAGTGAGTTAAAGTTTGATGCGGTCTACAGCAGTCCCCTCAGTCGGGCCAGAGATACGGCTGAGCTTATTTTGTCTCGCCTGAAGACCCCACCAGCGACGCCACTCCAAACCACCGACAACTTAAAGGAAATCAATCTGGTGCTGTGGGAAGGGTTGCTGTTCACAGAAGTGGCAGAACGCTATCCAGAAGCCTACCAGAACTGGAAATATGCGCCTGAAAAAATTCGGATGGAAATTCCAGGGCCCGACGGGCAGCCAGTGGACTTTTACCCGGTTCCTGCCCTTTATGAACAAGCAAAAACTTTTTGGAAGGAATTACTGCCTAACCATGCGGGACAGACGGTTTTGATCGTAGCGCACAGCGGTATTAATCGCGCGTTGATCATTACCGCAGCGGGGTTAGAGTGCGATCGCTACCAATCCTTTCACATCTCCAACTGTGGCATCAGTGTTTTGAACTTTGCGGGCGGTTGGGGTGATCCCATGCAACTTGAATCCGTCAATCTGACGGCTCACCTGGGACAACCCATCCCCAAACCCAAATCCGGGTTTAAGGGGCATCGATTTCTGCTCGTCCGCCACGGCGAAACCGATTGGAACCGGCAAAAACGGTTTCAGGGGCAAATTGATGTGCCGCTCAACCCCAACGGGCAATTCCAGTCCCAACAGGCGGCAAACTTCCTCCAGGGCGTCTCCATTCACCATGCCGTCACCAGCCCCATGCTGCGACCCAAGGAAACCGCAGAAATCATTCTGCAATATCATCCTGATGTGCCCCTGGACCTGGAGGATAACTTAAAGGAGATCAGCCACGGACTCTGGGAAGGCAAGCTAGAAGCGGAAATTGAACAGTCCTACCCTGGCATGCTGGAACAGTGGCAGCGATCGCCAGAAATGGTCCAAATGCCCGAAGGGGAAAACCTGCAACAGGTCTGGGCACGGGCAATCGCCGCCTGGGATGCGATTGTGAGCGCTGCTCGCGATCGGGCTGAGTCAGGAACCACAATGGTTGTTGCCCACGACGCCATCAATAAAGCAATCCTTTGTTACGTCATGGGTTTGGGTCCAGAACACTTCTGGACGTTCAAACAAGGCAACGGAGCCGTCAGTGTCATTGACCATCCCCTGGAAGGAGAGAAACCCGTCCTGACCGCCATGAACATTACCACCCACCTGGGCAGTGTTTTGGATAAGACGGCTGCTGGAGCGCTTTAG
- a CDS encoding FHA domain-containing protein, whose translation MPSEPHQNHLLIIEDDKGRREFILDGPVYSIGRDPKCDIRLVSQFVSRRHATLSQLPNEDGTYYYRIVDGNLKGKPSANGLLINGRKLLAHDLQNEDEIVFGPQVRAIYYLLKRDAVLTVPPDEFDITLISPGMIVESDD comes from the coding sequence ATGCCTTCAGAACCGCATCAGAACCATTTATTAATCATCGAAGATGACAAGGGGCGTCGAGAATTTATCCTTGATGGTCCGGTTTATTCGATTGGCAGAGACCCCAAATGCGATATTCGGTTGGTGTCTCAGTTTGTTTCTCGTCGCCATGCTACGTTGTCTCAACTTCCCAATGAAGACGGCACCTACTATTACCGGATTGTAGACGGTAATCTGAAAGGAAAACCCAGTGCCAATGGGCTACTGATCAATGGTCGCAAGCTCCTGGCCCATGATTTGCAGAATGAGGATGAAATTGTTTTTGGACCTCAGGTGCGAGCGATTTATTATCTTCTGAAGCGAGATGCGGTACTAACAGTCCCACCAGATGAATTTGACATCACGCTCATCAGCCCAGGAATGATCGTTGAGTCGGATGATTAG
- a CDS encoding FHA domain-containing protein: MPLEPYQRHLLIIEDDKGSRPLTLEQGEYSIGRDRECDIRLASLFVSRHHATLMRVPLDEGTYGYCIVDGKPNGQRSANGLLINGTKLKAHNLEDEDEVVFGPQVRFTYHLLKRDPDITEPLDDLDPITLINPRTAGQEYARETASDFLKFSWNKPSRQFNLTGQRRLLNPKFRGNLKPKRKMAK, from the coding sequence ATGCCCCTAGAACCTTATCAAAGGCACCTGTTGATCATTGAAGACGATAAAGGCAGCCGCCCCCTGACCCTGGAACAAGGGGAATATTCGATCGGCCGCGATCGGGAATGTGACATCCGACTTGCTTCCTTATTCGTTTCCCGCCACCATGCAACGCTGATGCGTGTCCCCCTGGACGAGGGCACCTATGGTTACTGTATTGTTGATGGCAAACCGAACGGGCAACGCAGCGCCAATGGACTTTTGATTAATGGCACCAAGCTTAAAGCCCACAACCTTGAAGACGAAGATGAAGTGGTCTTCGGTCCTCAGGTGCGCTTCACCTACCACTTGCTAAAACGAGATCCAGATATAACAGAACCGCTGGATGATCTCGATCCAATTACTCTAATTAACCCCAGGACTGCTGGTCAGGAATATGCCAGGGAGACCGCATCAGATTTTTTGAAGTTTTCCTGGAATAAACCTTCGCGCCAGTTTAACCTGACAGGACAACGGCGGCTCCTCAATCCTAAATTTAGGGGAAACCTCAAACCCAAACGAAAAATGGCGAAATAA
- a CDS encoding heavy metal translocating P-type ATPase: MQLIPKAETFSSVEPSEPKTIALDVTGMKCAGCVKAVENQLTQQAGVLSACVNLVTEVAVVECEPGVVKPEVLAESLTEAGFPTQPRYPQGKDPTSEGEPTEIIDLAARRKLESRQQVGRLAIAFLLLFLSALGHLGQLGGITVPGLSNIWFHCGLATLALLGPGRTMLIDGWRGLRRNAPNMNTLVSLGTLTAYTTSLVALLFPQLGWECFFDEPVMLVGFILLGRTLEQQARNRAAAAFHALLALQPKVARLIPVGIQDSGFRIQDSEARSQEPEEDTGTWGHGDAENSIHNSQFKIQNFIEIPADRVRIGEWLQVLPGDKIPVDGKVVAGQTTVDESMLTGESVPVLKQPGDFVAAGTLNQSGAIALQATRTGKDTTVAQIIALVEAAQTRKAPIQALADTVAGYFTYGVLAIATLTFLFWYFMGTHLYPEVLMDNGHWGMGNGHLMTHHLLSSYPTPHTLHPTPLLLSLKLAIAVLVVACPCALGLATPTAILVGSGIGAERGLLIRGGDVLEHVHQLDTLILDKTGTITTGKPVVTDCILIQNSKFKIQNSLPTPHLLQLAAAVESGTRHPLALAILQESQRLGLPLLPARDFVTEPGLGVAATVLPDLTSSTPPIRVVLGTWDWLTQNGIETDAEMKQQARQLAEAGKTVISVAIAGEVAGLIAVADVARPDAPATIQALQQMGLKVMLLTGDRQTVAQSLAQPLGIEPAHILAEVLPEGKAKTIAHLQAQGHRVAMVGDGINDAPALAQADVGLAFHSGTDVAVETAEIILMRDRLSDVVEAIRLSRAIFNKIRQNLFWAFAYNILGIPLAAGILLPSSGILLSPAAAGAMMAFSSVSVVTNSLLLYLTFTSPKQAEASGEAE; the protein is encoded by the coding sequence ATGCAACTCATCCCAAAAGCAGAAACATTTTCCTCAGTTGAACCTTCAGAACCAAAAACCATTGCCCTCGATGTGACTGGCATGAAATGTGCGGGCTGTGTCAAGGCGGTAGAAAATCAACTGACCCAACAGGCGGGTGTCCTCTCAGCCTGTGTCAATTTGGTGACAGAGGTGGCGGTTGTCGAGTGTGAACCAGGTGTAGTCAAACCTGAAGTGCTGGCAGAAAGTTTGACGGAAGCGGGCTTTCCAACCCAACCCCGCTATCCCCAGGGCAAGGACCCAACATCTGAGGGAGAGCCAACGGAAATTATTGATTTGGCAGCACGTCGCAAATTGGAGTCACGGCAACAGGTAGGACGGTTGGCGATCGCCTTCCTCCTCCTCTTTCTTTCTGCCCTGGGGCATCTGGGTCAGTTAGGAGGAATTACCGTTCCTGGGCTAAGCAACATCTGGTTTCACTGTGGGCTGGCAACCCTTGCCCTCCTGGGACCGGGGCGCACAATGTTAATTGATGGCTGGCGAGGTCTGCGGCGCAATGCTCCCAACATGAATACGCTGGTTAGCCTGGGAACCCTAACCGCCTATACCACCAGCCTGGTTGCCCTCCTGTTTCCCCAATTGGGGTGGGAATGCTTTTTCGATGAACCTGTCATGCTGGTTGGGTTCATTCTGCTGGGACGAACCCTGGAACAACAGGCCAGAAATCGTGCTGCTGCTGCTTTCCATGCTCTACTTGCCTTACAACCAAAAGTCGCTCGATTGATTCCAGTCGGGATTCAGGATTCAGGATTCAGGATTCAGGATTCAGAAGCCAGGAGTCAGGAACCAGAAGAGGACACGGGGACATGGGGACACGGAGACGCCGAGAATTCAATTCACAATTCACAATTCAAAATTCAAAATTTTATTGAAATTCCCGCCGATCGGGTTCGCATTGGCGAATGGCTGCAAGTCCTTCCTGGCGATAAAATTCCGGTGGATGGAAAAGTCGTAGCTGGACAGACGACCGTGGATGAGTCAATGCTGACTGGGGAATCGGTGCCTGTTTTAAAGCAACCGGGGGATTTTGTCGCAGCAGGGACCCTGAACCAGTCGGGGGCGATCGCCCTACAGGCGACCCGTACCGGGAAAGATACCACTGTGGCACAGATCATCGCCCTGGTGGAAGCCGCTCAAACCCGCAAAGCTCCCATCCAGGCTCTGGCAGATACCGTTGCCGGATACTTTACCTACGGTGTCCTGGCGATCGCCACCCTTACCTTCCTCTTCTGGTATTTCATGGGTACCCACCTTTACCCAGAGGTGCTAATGGATAACGGGCATTGGGGAATGGGGAATGGGCACCTGATGACTCACCATCTGCTTAGTTCTTACCCCACACCCCACACCCTACACCCCACACCCTTACTTCTCAGCCTCAAACTGGCGATCGCTGTTCTCGTTGTTGCCTGCCCCTGCGCCCTGGGATTGGCAACCCCCACGGCTATCCTGGTTGGTTCCGGCATTGGAGCCGAACGGGGGCTTCTGATTCGCGGTGGGGACGTACTGGAGCATGTCCACCAGCTTGACACCCTGATCTTGGACAAAACAGGCACGATTACGACAGGGAAGCCTGTTGTGACGGACTGTATCCTAATTCAAAATTCAAAATTCAAAATTCAAAATTCTCTCCCCACACCCCATCTCCTCCAACTGGCTGCCGCTGTCGAAAGCGGAACGCGCCATCCGCTAGCCCTTGCGATTCTCCAGGAATCCCAACGGTTAGGGCTACCCCTACTTCCTGCAAGGGATTTTGTTACCGAGCCAGGGTTGGGAGTGGCTGCGACAGTTTTACCTGACCTGACTAGCTCCACCCCTCCTATCCGCGTAGTGCTGGGGACGTGGGACTGGTTAACTCAAAATGGAATTGAAACTGATGCGGAGATGAAGCAGCAGGCACGGCAACTTGCTGAGGCAGGCAAGACCGTTATCTCTGTTGCGATCGCAGGGGAAGTGGCGGGGCTAATTGCGGTGGCAGATGTTGCCCGCCCGGATGCTCCTGCAACAATTCAAGCGTTACAGCAGATGGGACTGAAGGTGATGCTGTTGACTGGTGATCGACAAACAGTCGCCCAATCCCTGGCGCAACCCCTTGGCATTGAGCCAGCCCATATTCTGGCGGAGGTTTTGCCTGAGGGTAAGGCAAAGACGATCGCCCACCTGCAAGCTCAGGGGCATCGGGTGGCAATGGTGGGGGATGGCATCAATGATGCCCCTGCCCTCGCTCAGGCAGATGTGGGACTGGCATTCCATTCGGGAACCGATGTGGCGGTCGAAACTGCCGAAATTATTCTGATGCGCGATCGCCTCAGTGATGTGGTTGAGGCAATCCGATTAAGTCGAGCCATTTTCAATAAAATTCGGCAAAACCTGTTTTGGGCGTTTGCCTACAATATCCTGGGTATTCCCCTTGCAGCGGGCATTTTGCTACCTTCTTCAGGGATTTTATTGAGTCCTGCTGCGGCAGGCGCTATGATGGCATTTAGCTCGGTCAGTGTCGTGACCAATTCCCTGTTGCTGTATCTCACCTTCACTTCACCTAAACAGGCTGAAGCGTCTGGTGAGGCAGAATAG